A single genomic interval of Zobellia nedashkovskayae harbors:
- the nadC gene encoding carboxylating nicotinate-nucleotide diphosphorylase, whose translation MISKEQFQEEIDYIIKNAIREDVGDGDHSSLACIPDTAQGKAKLLVKDEGIIAGVEFAKEVFKYVDPNMEIETLITDGSPVKHGDIAFYVSGSSQSILKAERLVLNAMQRMSAIATKTNSFVKLLEGTGTKILDTRKTTPGIRALEKWAVKIGGGENHRFALYDMIMLKDNHIDFAGGIDKAIQKTKDYLKETNRDLKIIVEARDLDEIKQILKAGGVYRILIDNFNYEDTRKAVKLIGDTCLTESSGGINEDTLRKYAECGVDYISSGALTHSVYNMDLSLKAV comes from the coding sequence ATGATTTCCAAAGAACAATTCCAAGAAGAAATAGATTATATCATAAAAAATGCCATTCGTGAAGATGTTGGTGATGGAGACCATAGTTCGTTGGCCTGTATACCTGATACTGCGCAGGGAAAAGCAAAACTGTTGGTGAAAGATGAGGGCATTATTGCGGGGGTTGAGTTCGCTAAAGAGGTCTTTAAGTATGTGGACCCCAATATGGAGATAGAAACTCTTATTACTGATGGTTCTCCTGTAAAGCATGGTGATATCGCTTTTTATGTTTCAGGAAGTTCACAAAGTATTTTAAAAGCAGAACGTTTGGTTTTGAATGCTATGCAACGTATGAGTGCTATTGCTACAAAAACAAATTCATTCGTAAAGTTATTGGAGGGTACGGGAACTAAAATTCTTGATACGCGAAAAACGACTCCTGGTATTCGTGCTTTGGAAAAGTGGGCTGTTAAGATAGGTGGAGGTGAAAATCATAGATTCGCTTTATACGATATGATTATGCTCAAAGATAATCACATAGATTTTGCGGGAGGGATTGATAAAGCCATTCAGAAAACCAAAGATTATTTAAAGGAAACTAATCGAGATCTTAAAATCATTGTGGAAGCAAGAGATTTAGATGAGATAAAACAAATTCTTAAGGCGGGTGGTGTATACCGTATTCTTATAGATAACTTCAATTATGAAGATACCCGTAAAGCGGTCAAGCTAATTGGCGATACCTGTTTAACGGAATCTTCGGGCGGAATCAACGAAGATACTTTGCGCAAGTACGCGGAGTGCGGTGTGGATTATATTTCTTCTGGTGCGCTTACCCACTCGGTGTATAATATGGATTTAAGCTTAAAAGCGGTATAA
- the rlmH gene encoding 23S rRNA (pseudouridine(1915)-N(3))-methyltransferase RlmH, with the protein MTIKLIAIGKTDSKALLQLISEYENRLKHYVKFELEIIPDIKNTKNLSETQQKEKEGVLILKNLTNTDVLVLLDENGKQFSSVDFSGYLQKKMNAGLKQLVFVIGGPYGFSTDVYNKAQGKISLSKMTFSHQMVRLFVVEQVYRAFTILRNEPYHHQ; encoded by the coding sequence ATGACCATAAAACTCATCGCAATAGGAAAAACAGATAGCAAAGCTTTATTGCAGCTTATTTCTGAATATGAGAACCGATTGAAACACTATGTTAAGTTTGAATTGGAAATCATACCTGACATTAAAAACACTAAAAATCTCTCCGAAACGCAACAAAAAGAAAAGGAAGGTGTACTAATTTTGAAAAACCTGACCAACACTGATGTTCTAGTACTCTTAGACGAAAACGGAAAACAATTTTCCTCAGTAGATTTCTCTGGTTATTTACAGAAAAAGATGAATGCAGGCCTTAAGCAGCTCGTTTTTGTAATTGGTGGCCCATACGGTTTCAGTACGGATGTTTACAATAAAGCACAAGGTAAAATCAGTTTATCAAAAATGACCTTTTCCCACCAAATGGTTCGCCTTTTTGTTGTTGAGCAAGTCTACAGAGCTTTCACCATTCTACGTAACGAACCTTATCACCATCAATAA